The DNA window TGTGCCACCATCACGAAATCTATTTGGACCATTTCTATGATGTACTAGTACTTACTGCTGGAAAATAAGCCCATGAAGAGGTACATTTAAGAAATTCCAAAGAGAGAGTGCATGGCATCTAATAGTACCATACATACTGCTAGTTTGGGTTGGTACAAGCCAACTTAAATAGGAGAGCTCTCTCGTATGGTTGGATACACAACAAAGGGGAGAATGTGGCTGGTTTACACAACGTATATGCCTGTATATATTTTCGCGTGATGAACCGCGTGACTTGTGATTTGCGACGCAGCGAGTAGCCAAGCCAAGTTGGTGTAAAAACCATTTGCCATTTGTGTATTAATCTTTTGACAACAGGTATTAGACGTGATTAATGCGCAGTTAATGCCATAATCTCAAGTTAAATGGGCAGTATTAATCCGAGTTATTGGGAGGTTCCTACTGCTAATTAGTGGGTGATTTTATAGCGATAACGGTCAGCAGTGGGCTGCCTTCTCGTCTATAAGAAGTTCTAGAGACGTCTAGGAACAACACACGAAAAACCCACGTACTTCtgttctctctttctctccatGTGACGAACTGTGCTGTGATTGAGCTGCTGAATCTCGCCGACTCTTCTCCTTGGCGTGCATAGAGGAGAAAGGTGAGTGGTATCTCCGAGCCATTGCCGTTGTGAAACCTGCACGAGAGGCGGCAATAAGGTTTCTAGGTAGCGCAACTGCGTGACCGCTCGAGGGCGATCGACTACGTTCTGCACTGCCTCGCTGATTGTAAGTGTGATGGATTTTTACATGAGTTTATTTCAACTCTGTTTAGTTTGTCTGCTGTTAGATTTAAACTACGTAGCAGTAGCATTATTTTGTAATTTACCTCAAATTAAAATCTGGTCTATTTAAACGCATATTTCCAACACTTACATGGCAGAACTTGTTAAGTGTCGATGATATGCATGTTGAAGTTAATCGTACTGTACATACTGTGTTAAAATAGAATAATGATCGACGTACATATAATTCCTTGTTGATAACATAATTAAATGGAAGGATAAATATTAGTAGAGAGCCCAAGTGTTATCTACCACAAAGAAGAGAAATTACGATGCATAGTATCTGCAGATAAATGATAGATGATTCCATGCATGGGCAACTTTGAACAATTATACAGAATTTGCTTGAGAATGATGCCTGTGGTGCATTCAGGATTGACAGCATCATTAACCCATTTTTTCCCATGTGCATAACCAATTAACTTGGGCTCTGAAGTCTATATATACTAGAGGTGTCAGTGCTTTCTAATTATGTTGGTCGTCATGGGTTCCTGGATTTGGCTCCGAATCGTCAAATCAATTTCTAGGAATGAGGTAGTGGGCAAATGGAGTGGAATTGAATCACCAATTCCGATTCCAGGCCTGCCTGGGTGAGATCAACGGCCGTCTCGCACGGTCCACACGCTCCCAAGCCGACGCCTCCAGAATCCAAATCCATGGCCGCCCTCCGCGCGTCCCCGCTCTTCCTCCCGCAGCCCCTCTCACCGTCCTCCCGGTCCCGCCGTTGCGCCGCCTCCCGCGGGGTAGCCGCCGCGGCCAGGCCTGGCCCCGCTCCCTACAGGACCGGcgtccatggcggcggcggcggatccaAGAAGAGGCTTCTTGCGAGCAGGCGGAGGCCGGGATGGGTGGGGGTGCCTTCTTGCCTGCCCGCGACGGAGGAAGGCGTTGCTGTGGCGGCCGCTGCtagtgaggaggaggaggaggaggaagacgggTTCCTGGCGCGGGAGGCCGGGTGGGGCGTGCGGCGGATGGGGCGGGTCGGGGAGGAGATGCGGCGGGTGGCGCAGGTCCAGGCCGAGGCCTTCCACGTCCCCGTCGCGCTCTTCAACGACTTCTTCTTCAACTTCTTCAAAGTACATGCTCGCATCTGAGCTCCCTGCTCATTCTTTGGATCTGTTCGTGTTCTGAATTTCTGGTGGTAACTATTGGTGTTGTTCGTTGCTTGGTGTTGGGTCAAGATTAGGCCGAGGTGCTATCGGCGCTCATCTACAGAGTGAGGAACTCGCCGCCGGACAGGTGACTGACTGATGCTCTTGCTATCTGTGCTTCAAATCAGGGGTTGCAATGTTGAAATCGTCGCTCTTTTTTCCTTTGCCTGTGCGTTCTGAACAGGCAGTGCCTAACTTCAATCTTTTTGGCTTGGATTAGATTACCATTAGTACATCAATGATCAATCTGAATCCAGTAGTGTTATGTTTTCCAAAGACTAAATTGCATTCATTTTATCAT is part of the Panicum hallii strain FIL2 chromosome 2, PHallii_v3.1, whole genome shotgun sequence genome and encodes:
- the LOC112881569 gene encoding uncharacterized protein LOC112881569, with translation MAALRASPLFLPQPLSPSSRSRRCAASRGVAAAARPGPAPYRTGVHGGGGGSKKRLLASRRRPGWVGVPSCLPATEEGVAVAAAASEEEEEEEDGFLAREAGWGVRRMGRVGEEMRRVAQVQAEAFHVPVALFNDFFFNFFKAEVLSALIYRVRNSPPDRYACLVAEEAEPTTQLSQAPYEKIVGVVDCTVQDEDDILKHLQGADEYLYVSGIAVLPSFRRRKLGTALLKACEALGLQWRHRFMVLRAYEDDDGARGLYAKAGYRVVSRDPDWVTWVGRRRRVLMIKELPLHDDRIQHQ